The Methanocorpusculum vombati genome segment ACAAGGGATAGACGACCGTTGTACTCATCCACTTTCGCATTCGTAACATGATACACACGACCCGGCTCCAGCTTCTCCTTCGTATCATCCTTCCACAGAACAAACTTGATCCGCCCGGTCTCATCTCCCAGCAGACCGGTCTGAAGCATACGCTCACTCCGCGACTCCCACTCCTCAACAAACTTCACGTGAAGAGAAGCAAAACCGACCGCAAGATCCCGGATGCTTGTCACCGGCAGCGGCACTGACGGAGCAACTCCCTGCACAACAATATCATCGCCGTCATCAGCGATGGAGTACTCCGCACTGTTCAGACCAAGAGACAAACGGCCATTGTACTCATCCACCTTCACATTCTTGATCAGATACACCTGACCCGGAACAAGCTTCTCTTTGCGATCATCCTTCCACAGAACAAACTTGATCCGCCCGGTCTCATCACCAACAAGACCCGTCTGCATCATGCGATCGCTCCGCAGCTCCCACTCCTCAACAAACTTCACCCTAACAGATGCATACCCGGGAGAAAGATCACGGATAGCTGTCACCGGCAGATCCTCTTTGGGCGCGGGCATCACGACCGGTACCGGAATATCCGTATCCTCATCCTCCATCCACACACCCGTATTCAGTGCGAGCGACAGACGACCGCCGAACGTATCCACACTCGCATAGAATATATTATAGACCGACCCGAGAGTCAGCTTCTCCCGACCTTCATCCTTCCACAGAACAAACTTCATCTTCCCGGAAACATCCGCTACAAGACCCGTCTGAAGCATACGGTCGCTCCGCGTCTCCCACTCCTCAATGAACTTCACCTGAATCGATGCCGCAACTCCGGGAGTCAGATCACTCAGACGAACCGGTGCGGCGGGCATCAGGCTCCGATCATCGGCAATCGGTGTGACACGGGAACCCGAATGAAGCTTCAGGCTCGGAACATCGCGGAACGAATCAACAACCGCCGACTCAATCCGGTACCACTGCTCAAGTTCCAGCGGGGGAATCTCACTTGCCTTCGCAAACACCACAAACCGGACGGCACCCGAACTGTCCGCAAGAACTCCGGTCTGTGCGATCGACGGAGATGTCGGCGTCTGCAAAGACACCACTTTCACCTCAACCGTAACCCACTCACCCGGCTGAATCTCGGAAAGGGAATAGACCCCGCCTTCCGGTGCTGCTGACGGCGCGGCAGGCGAATCATCCTCAGGAATCTCGTACAGCCGCATCTGATCGGACAAAACTTTCCGTTCCGCCTCATATGCCACCACACCAAACTCATTGATATAGCTTGCAAGTTTATCCGTAATGCTCTGCCTGTCCGGCGAAACTCCTTTGGATTCTAATTTTTGGGAGATTCTGTCGGTAATCTGCTGGATCTGACTTGGGTCCATTATGATCTCCAACAGATTCATTGGTGTCATACCATATTAACCCCTGACCCCGCGTACTGAAAGTGCCTGTGCTATGTTCGGAAACATCAAGTAGTCGAATTGCCAATGTAGTATACATGGCAATTACCATCGATTCAACTATCGCTGACCTGCTCCGCGAAAAACCGGAGAGTGCCGCAATTCTGCAGAGCTTCGGCATGGGATGCCTTGGCTGTG includes the following:
- a CDS encoding DUF1858 domain-containing protein, giving the protein MAITIDSTIADLLREKPESAAILQSFGMGCLGCAIANNETIREAAMVHGIPLEELAKKLGI
- a CDS encoding OB-fold nucleic acid binding domain-containing protein, with protein sequence MDPSQIQQITDRISQKLESKGVSPDRQSITDKLASYINEFGVVAYEAERKVLSDQMRLYEIPEDDSPAAPSAAPEGGVYSLSEIQPGEWVTVEVKVVSLQTPTSPSIAQTGVLADSSGAVRFVVFAKASEIPPLELEQWYRIESAVVDSFRDVPSLKLHSGSRVTPIADDRSLMPAAPVRLSDLTPGVAASIQVKFIEEWETRSDRMLQTGLVADVSGKMKFVLWKDEGREKLTLGSVYNIFYASVDTFGGRLSLALNTGVWMEDEDTDIPVPVVMPAPKEDLPVTAIRDLSPGYASVRVKFVEEWELRSDRMMQTGLVGDETGRIKFVLWKDDRKEKLVPGQVYLIKNVKVDEYNGRLSLGLNSAEYSIADDGDDIVVQGVAPSVPLPVTSIRDLAVGFASLHVKFVEEWESRSERMLQTGLLGDETGRIKFVLWKDDTKEKLEPGRVYHVTNAKVDEYNGRLSLVLNNAVYEADEPDVDIAVGTVFDAYAGTIVQISGGSGLVKRCPVEGCNRVLSRQNFCPIHEIQNDYHYDLRIKAVLDDGHKAYNVLMGREVTEALTGMTMDQAIDLASESPLGLEEVQAQFTEKLCGRYVRCFGNDFEGRILVKSAEFIHLDPSATAELMNRAGTSPGGEEQ